From the genome of Magnetospirillum sp.:
TTTTGAAGCCCACGCCCGTCAGCGTGACCACACCAACGATGATGCCGACGGTTGCCGCCGCCGCCCCCACGCCGATCGCGTATTTGGCGCCGAGCACGAAGGCATCGACAATCCCGGCGGCAAGGCGTCGCCCCTCGGTGCCGCGGCTCAAAATGCCGTGCGCGATCGCGGCGGCGCACAGCAACGCGGCTGCGAAATTGACGCCGGGCACGCGGAGCAACTCGCTGGGCGCCGCCACGATCATGAACAGCCCGAACACCAGGGCCGTTGGTCTGCGCCACCGTGCTAGGCCGACGATGAGGCAACCCGTGATGCCCCAGAACGCCGCGAGATATGGCGTGTAGCCGTTGAACAGCACGAGCACCAGCGCCACCAAAGGCGCCAAAGCGGGCCAATCCTCCGCAAACACGTCGCGCAGTTTCGGGATTTCGGCATCGGTGAGGCCGCGCATGCCCGAGCGTTTGGCCTCGAAATGCACCTGCATCAGCACGCCAAAAAAATGCACGAAGGCCGGGAAGATCGCGGCGATGACGATGGTCGAATAAGGCAGATTCAGAAACTCGACCATCAGGAAGGCGGCAGCACCCATGATCGGCGGCGTGATCTGCCCGCCGGTCGCGGCGGTCGATTCGACGGCGGCGGCAAAATGCCGCTGGTAGCCAAGCCGGATCATCATCGGGATGGTGAGCGAACCGACCGTCACCGTGTTGGCCACCGACGAGCCCGACAGCATGCCGAACATTGCCGAGCCAAAAATCGAAATCTTCGCAGGACCGCCGGCAAAGCGCCCGGCCCCCGCCGCCGCCACGCCCAGGAACAGCCGGCCAAGGCCGATGCGCGTCGCGAGCACGCCGAACAGCACGAAATGGAACACGTATGTGGCAACCACGCCCAAGGCCACGCCGTACACGCCCTGGCTCGTGAGATAAAGATGGTTGATAAGCGTGCTCCAGGTCGCACCCGGATGCAGGAAGATGCCCGGGAACCACGTACCGAAAATTGCATAGACCATCGCGAACATGGCGATCAGCGGCAAACCCCAGCCGATCGCACGCCGCGTGGCCTCGATCATCAGCAGAACGGTGAGCGAGCCCATCGCAACGTCGAGCGGCGACGGGTTGCCGACGCGGAACACGAGGTCTTCGAAAATATACGGCACGTAGAGGCTTGAGATTGCCGCAGCGGCGGCCATTAGCCAGTCGTAGATCGGAATGCCGCCGGGGCGCAGCAAGCTGCCGTCGTGCAATGTGCGCCCATCGCTGTGACGTGCCGAAAACACCAGGAAGATGAGGCCCAGCACGAACGCAAGATGGATGCCGCGATGCGTGACCTCGCGCAGCAGCCCGAACCCGGCCGTGTAGTAGTGGAAGAACGACAGGATTAGCAGCAACGCGCCGACAAACAGCCCGGTTCCGCCGGGCAGTTTGCGGAACTGCATCTCGGGATCGAGTTCTTCTTCGAGGCGCGCGAGTTCGTCGACGGTCGGCTGTTTGTGCATGTTCGGGGCAACGCCTTGATCCCCTCCCCCGG
Proteins encoded in this window:
- a CDS encoding TRAP transporter permease, producing MHKQPTVDELARLEEELDPEMQFRKLPGGTGLFVGALLLILSFFHYYTAGFGLLREVTHRGIHLAFVLGLIFLVFSARHSDGRTLHDGSLLRPGGIPIYDWLMAAAAAISSLYVPYIFEDLVFRVGNPSPLDVAMGSLTVLLMIEATRRAIGWGLPLIAMFAMVYAIFGTWFPGIFLHPGATWSTLINHLYLTSQGVYGVALGVVATYVFHFVLFGVLATRIGLGRLFLGVAAAGAGRFAGGPAKISIFGSAMFGMLSGSSVANTVTVGSLTIPMMIRLGYQRHFAAAVESTAATGGQITPPIMGAAAFLMVEFLNLPYSTIVIAAIFPAFVHFFGVLMQVHFEAKRSGMRGLTDAEIPKLRDVFAEDWPALAPLVALVLVLFNGYTPYLAAFWGITGCLIVGLARWRRPTALVFGLFMIVAAPSELLRVPGVNFAAALLCAAAIAHGILSRGTEGRRLAAGIVDAFVLGAKYAIGVGAAAATVGIIVGVVTLTGVGFKISWIVTSLAEQWARALVDILPIALVEVKAATLFFTLLLTAVVCIMLGCGVPTTATYIIMVTVATPALGMLGVTPLVAHFFVFYYGVLADITPPVAIAAYAGASMAGADPFRTGNTAFRLALGKIMVPFVFVFSPSILVMVPDFTWLKFLMASSTCLASVTLLSASFAGWMLAPLAKWERVLLGLAALPIIAGSASGAALGAVLAAPVLFRQFLARRTGTALPG